One window of Micromonas commoda chromosome 1, complete sequence genomic DNA carries:
- a CDS encoding predicted protein, whose protein sequence is MSDESAGCISPALARALSGALPARLRNSTWRLRYSTRRDGTSLRTMYRAAGGARVGEHRCEESVLLVRTSRGERFGAFTTEHWRVAPRYYGTGESFVFVLVPGVEEGAGGVFPWTQRNDYFVFGRNECAAVGGGAGFALWLDEELARGNSARSDTFGNDPLSSEHEFDVACVELWTFE, encoded by the exons atgTCGGACGAGAGCGCGGGCTGCATCTCGCCCGCGCTGGCTCGCGCGTTGTCCGGAGCGCTTCCGGCTCGGCTCCGGAACTCCACGTGGCGGCTTCGGTACTCCACCAGACGCGACGGGACGTCGCTGCGGACGATGtaccgcgccgcgggtggcgcgcgggtcggggagCACAGGTGCGAGGAGAGCGTGCTGCTGGTTCGGACGTCTCGGGGCGAGCGTTTCGGCGCGTTCACCACCGAGCACTGGCGCGTGGCGCCGAGGTATTACGGCACCGGGGAGTCGTTCGTGTTCGTGTTGGTACCCGGCGTTGAAGAAGGGGCCGGGGG ggtgttTCCGTGGACGCAGAGGAACGACTACTTCGTCTTTGGCAGGAACgagtgcgcggcggtgggcggaggcgcgggtttCGCGCTGTGGTTGGACGAGGAGCTGGCGAGGGGAAACAGCGCTCGGTCCGACACCTTCGGGAACGATCCGCTGAGCTCGGAGCACGAGTTCGACGTGGCGTGCGTCGAGCTGTGGACGTTCGAGTga
- a CDS encoding predicted protein, translated as MEFDLVDRGASSPEGNMKCVQEELKRKTLVMFSYETPDRTHINIRLYDPDGGSIWNNSDTHRGSYAFTTKTEGDHKACFYKTTVDDPADLKHHKVRLDWKTGVAVMDYEKIAQGKHVNKVADSLRRLEADLRDTHETMLWLRRKEAELRDLNEATNSRVTWLSIMTLVVCVGLCVWQVMFLNQFFQRKKLL; from the exons ATGGAattcgacctcgtcgacaG GggcgcgtcatcgccggAGGGTAACATGAAGTGCGTTCAGGAAGAGCTCAAGCGCAAGACGCTCGTGATGTTCTCCTACGAGACCCCCGATCGCACCCACATCAACATCCGCCTCTACGACCCGGACGGCGGTTCCATCTGGAACAACAGCGACACCCACCGCGGGTCCTACGCGTTCACCACGAAGACCGAGGGCGATCATAAGGCGTGTTTCTACAAGACCACGGTGGACGATCCCGCGGATCTGAAGCACCACAAGGTGCGGCTCGACTGGAAGACCGGGGTGGCAGTCATGGACTACGAGAAGATCGCGCAGGGGAAGCACGTGAACAAAGTGGCCGATTCGCTCCGAAGGCTGGAGGCTGATCTGAGGGACACGCACGAGACGATGCTCTGGCTGCGAcggaaggaggcggagctgCGGGATCTGAACGAGGCGACGAACTCGAGGGTGACGTGGCTGAGCATCATGACGCTGGTGGTCTGCGTGGGTCTGTGCGTGTGGCAGGTTATGTTTCTCAACCAGTTCTTCCAGCGAAAGAAGCTGCTGTGA
- a CDS encoding predicted protein, whose translation MSTPPPPLPPGCELANRAVQHDENGEWQLAIECYVRAADEIEAFLNSGQPVPPNVDFAHHVAAYRTRASELMQDYSQEIAAQPGNNSAAASVSATASSMFQKFKSTAAKAASKTKETAIIVGNTAKSAANSAYTAAGTRGTFANKVADGVAVGLGRGFGWAFGQNAAYAVSDALFPAPLRRRRWC comes from the coding sequence ATGTcaactcctcctcctcctctcccCCCAGGCTGCGAACTCGCGAATCGCGCCGTGCAGCACGACGAAAACGGCGAGTGGCAGCTCGCGATAGAGTGCTACGTTCGCGCGGCCGATGAGATTGAGGCCTTCTTGAACTCTGGCCAACCCGTGCCGCCCAACGTCGATTTTGCACACCACGTCGCAGCTTACCGCACCAGAGCTTCGGAGCTCATGCAGGATTACTCGCAAGAGATCGCCGCTCAGCCGGGGAAtaactcggcggcggcatctgtgagcgccaccgcgagctcgatgTTCCAAAAGTTTAAATCCACCGCTGCGAAAGCCGCGAGCAAGACCAAGGAAACAGCGATTATCGTGGGGAACACTGCAAAGTCAGCCGCAAACTCCGCCtacaccgcggcgggcacgagGGGAACATTCGCAAACaaggtcgccgacggcgtggcggTGGGTCTCGGTCGTGGGTTCGGGTGGGCGTTTGGTCAgaacgcggcgtacgcggtgtCGGATGCCCTGTTTCCAGCGCCGCTTCGCAGGCGAAGGTGGTGCTGA